In gamma proteobacterium HIMB55, the genomic stretch CGTCCGAACCCTGCCATTGCACGGGCATCGTATCTTCAGAGAAAAGGCCTATCACTCGGCCGCTGTAGTTTGCGTTTAGCTGAGCTGCGGAGGTGAGCACGGTGGCGCCTGACTCGGTTGCTTTGTCGAGGGCCGTAGGTTGGGTTTCATATTGAGCGGCGAAATGCTCCATGCCACCACCCAAAATGACGTCAACATCGGCCGTTGCAAGTTGCTCTGAGATGGAACCGGCTCCACCGTTCTCCTCGAGATCTTTGGGACATCCGGGGAAGGTAACGCCGTACTTCTCGCCACCACGAATAGTCACAGGGTTCTCGCAGGCTCTAATGCCAACGTGTGCGGCAAACGCTGCAGGCGTTGCATCAGTCACGGAGGCAGTGCTTACGATGCCTGTTTTATAGCCCGCTGCTGCCGCTGCTTCGAGAACCGTTGTTACCGATTCATCATCGCGATCCTTACCAACACGACCAATACGCGTCACGGAACCCGTGGCCAGCGTAGTGGCCGTATTTGCAGAGTCTGCGACGTAAATAGGTGTGCCGTTATCGTCCACGGTTTCGACTTGGACAGCCCCTCTAAAGGGCATGGTGTCTAGCGTTAAGGTGCCCCCTTGGCCTGATAGGTAGTTACGACCCATAGTGACGTGAACGTCGTCAAACCCGTCTCCGATGATCAAGATGACGGACTTCGGGTCTGCGTATGCTGACTGAGCGGAGAAGATACCGAGAAGAGTAGTTAACAGGGTAGGCGCGTTGAAAAATCTCATGCGTGAACAATCCGCTTGCTGAAATACGACGCGTCAGAGCATAAACCCATCATTCAAGGATAAAAACCCTGACTGGAGGCCTGTCCTACAGCTCCGGTTGAAAAGTTTGACAAGGTGGACGAAGTTCAAGACAAGGTGGTCGCATGGTCAGCCTGGTTGTGACATCATCCGGCGCTGGTTTAAACGGAGATCTATCTGGTGAATAAAACTAACTCAATCACCGCAGCTACGATTGCACTTCCAATTATTGCAGTTGCACAGCCGAGCTTTGCCTCAGACACGGGCCATACAGCGTGGATGCTGACCGCTACAGCACTTGTCTTGTTCATGACGATCCCCGGGCTCTCGCTCTTCTATGCAGGGCTTGTCCGCGCGAAAAATGTTCTTTCTGTATTGATGCAGTGTTTCGCGATCACCGGTTTGATGTCGCTCCTTTGGTTTGTCGCCGGATACTCCATTGCCTTTGGTACCGATGGTGTTGAGCCGGGTGCTTACATGGGCGATATGGGCAACCTTTTCCTCGCTAACGTTTCCATGGACTCTATGCGTAACGGTATTCCCGAGACGCTGTTTGTGATGTTCCAGATGACATTTGCGGTCATCACACCGGCACTCATTGTCGGCGGTTTTGCGGAACGAATGAAGTTTTCGGCCATGTTGCTCTTT encodes the following:
- a CDS encoding Alkaline phosphatase (PFAM: Alkaline phosphatase), which encodes MRFFNAPTLLTTLLGIFSAQSAYADPKSVILIIGDGFDDVHVTMGRNYLSGQGGTLTLDTMPFRGAVQVETVDDNGTPIYVADSANTATTLATGSVTRIGRVGKDRDDESVTTVLEAAAAAGYKTGIVSTASVTDATPAAFAAHVGIRACENPVTIRGGEKYGVTFPGCPKDLEENGGAGSISEQLATADVDVILGGGMEHFAAQYETQPTALDKATESGATVLTSAAQLNANYSGRVIGLFSEDTMPVQWQGSDGRSAEDIERSWLNLAHEMIGSITPPETISCVDNPAFEDMPSLNAMTRFALRHLDKENERGFFLTIESASIDKKSHVRDPCGSIGEIAQLEQALAAALEHAANNPDTLIIVTADHAQAAQIVPEPTLYTGLPIPVFSPGKVARVETPEGSVMRINYATNNIQSEEHTGANVPLFANAEGNKVLSPFMRQREIYQAMMQYLEL